One Salarias fasciatus chromosome 9, fSalaFa1.1, whole genome shotgun sequence DNA segment encodes these proteins:
- the LOC115394246 gene encoding C-C chemokine receptor type 3-like: MENEDYVYDYTNYSNTAPKGPCDREQDNRLGAQLSVLYYFMFVFSFLGNGLVLGIIHRFERLTTVTNILLLNLVLSSLVFMSSLPFLAVYMQLSNWVFGGAMCKLVGSVYYLGYYSSVLFLTLLTFDRHLAVVYSLGAPRVRSRRYAAAACGVVWLVSGLACIRPMILHTTFYNQLDRRTFCEEHGGNLSGISIHQLTTAGFYLQLFLFLVFPLLVIVYCYVRIAITVVSSKLVTKFRTVRLISVIVVLFFACWTPFNVVLLLLERSEALGCEESRRLGYALQITRIITYSYFVVSPVFYTFVGQKFQNYFRQLMAKRFPSLKQEVTVRSNSSTKATPNEL, from the exons ATGGAGAACGAAGACTACGTCTACGACTACACCAACTACAGCAACACGGCCCCCAAGGGGCCCTGCGACCGGGAGCAGGACAACCGGCTGGGCGCCCAGCTGTCCGTCCTCTACTACTTCATGTTCGTCTTCAGCTTCCTGGGGAACGGGCTGGTTCTGGGCATCATCCACCG GTTCGAGAGGCTGACCACCGTCAccaacatcctgctgctgaacCTGGTGCTGTCCTCCCTGGTCTTCATGAGCAGCCTGCCCTTCCTGGCCGTCTACATGCAGCTCTCCAATTGGGTCTTCGGCGGGGCCATGTGCAAGCTGGTGGGCAGCGTCTACTACCTGGGCTACTACAGCTCCGTCCTCTTCCTCACGCTGCTGACCTTCGACCGCCACCTGGCCGTGGTCTACTCCCTGGGGGCGCCTCGGGTGAGGAGCCGGCGCtacgcggcggcggcgtgcggcgtggTGTGGCTGGTCAGCGGCCTGGCGTGCATCAGACCCATGATCCTCCACACCACCTTCTACAACCAGCTGGACCGGAGGACCTTCTGCGAGGAGCACGGCGGCAACCTGTCCGGCATCAGCATCCACCAGCTGACAACGGCGGGGTTCTACCTGCAGctcttcctgttcctggtcTTCCCTCTGCTCGTCATCGTCTACTGCTACGTCCGCATCGCCATCACCGTCGTCTCGTCTAAACTCGTCACCAAGTTCCGGACGGTGAGGCTGATCTCCGTCATCGTGGTGCTGTTCTTCGCCTGCTGGACGCCGTTCAAcgtggtcctgctgctgctggagcgcaGCGAGGCCCTCGGCTGCGAGGAGTCCCGGCGGCTGGGCTACGCCCTGCAGATCACCCGCATCATCACCTACTCCTACTTCGTCGTCAGCCCCGTCTTCTACACCTTCGTCGGCCAGAAGTTCCAGAACTACTTCAGACAGCTGATGGCCAAACGCTTCCCGAGtctgaagcaggaagtgacggtcAGGTCCAACTCGTCCACCAAAGCCACGCCCAACGAGCTTTAA